Proteins encoded by one window of Cloeon dipterum chromosome 2, ieCloDipt1.1, whole genome shotgun sequence:
- the wwk gene encoding anoctamin-8 isoform X4, whose amino-acid sequence MEPGDGAKQGAETGAATSAETPESEENIDFQSPFRRRKVLSRASNTISAASKLLRQKIPCSGHLMTPRRLWLQSVPTQDCDVVMTFPPGASDITLMWLLQRLRSSTPGLVVHVKHHASTDRYGFYLTATPPLLLKSAEELHLPKKVKGSYGGGQKEFVQHESHIFEGIEESSSFFSSQERQWLVLNLLQMLRATSGDEVAGLRLIEGQAIVPKCISAGIISEVFPLHETESLKRLRKSWVRAIFKRQPLDRICEYFGVKIAMYFAWLGHYNTALIVPAVVGLLFWVFICGGDQKKEDIGFVIFSLFNVIWATVYLETWKRYSAELAYRWGTLDQRDELLVEPRPLYTGTLEKSPVTGRQEPHYPAWKRHVFRYFISIPIIALCLAVVFIVMFVILELQEWWDSKLLAKGYPFWLSYIPKILLACTITVMDECYYKVALWLNDCENYRLEEKYQNHLVIKLVMFQFVNSFLSLFYIAFYLQDQEKLKEQLAALLIARQVIGNIKECALPYLLEQFRLAKLSFELFGALSPSDDDKKDVGEPSDKNTASPAQAEEAVSAGAEDSKTEAETKQEADKKARNLSQAELEGTLSKYDGTFEDHLEMFIQFGYVVLFSSAFPMAGLCAMLNNLIEIRTDAFKLCFIFQRPFGQRVTNIGTWQDAMEVMGIIAVLVNCALIGLSGQVHRMFPEMSTTQTILLIVILEHVMLTLRFVISYAIPDLPSWVATEMAKVEFSRREACRRASSTATPSHETSTSEPGLVIGRFVVSPASEEDQEQSAKEKVPEEKETDESKAPPETTLSIPSIPQSFSTSQMYEKTGMSSRIESETPSPGRHTDSSESDHDKSDKSSPGFSKSREWLGEDKNKTREPFPPLSSHILNHHLTIGPHGGIDWVKRFGLDTAASRKSSNSSQMGLSRDRSANSESSDESTSIRHSTDCILAKDTASSDSDLLRSAPPWMQPRSKFRFSPEKNGGQAAVSEVAGPEVRRPSAPASTLEKINGRDELLHPSSIVTERPRASLDPANAALVTMAVAKPPSPVKPTTPERVEASSSAAASTSAVVPANEDLAAKKSRVKSSLLKRARSVAIFSLKLKERRAKEALKEQEKAISPPKTSSQQWIGRNPDRVEGELSCIPIEKLISVDDVAVELMRKRTNT is encoded by the exons ATGGAACCTGGCGATGGAGCGAAGCAGGGCGCCGAGACCGGCGCCGCCACCTCCGCCGAGACCCCAGAAAGCGAGGAGAATATCGATTTTCAATCGCCCTTCCGTCGACGTAAAGTTTTGTCGCGTGCTTCGAACACAATATCAGCGG CAAGCAAGCTGCTTCGCCAGAAAATACCATGCTCAGGTCATCTAATGACGCCGCGCAGGTTGTGGCTGCAGTCGGTGCCCACACAG GATTGCGACGTGGTTATGACCTTTCCGCCAGGTGCATCGGACATTACCCTGATGTGGCTGCTGCAGCGCCTGCGGTCAAGCACCCCTGGCTTGGTGGTGCACGTCAAACACCACGCTTCCACCGACAGATACGGCTTTTATTTGACAGCAACGCCTCCTCT GTTACTAAAGTCGGCTGAGGAGTTGCACTTGCCTAAGAAGGTGAAGGGATCATACGGCGGCGGTCAGAAGGAGTTCGTGCAGCACGAGTCACACATTTTCGAAGGGATAGAAGAGTCAAGCTCGTTTTTCTCGAGCCAGGAGCGTCAGTGGCTGGTGCTCAACCTTCTGCAGATGCTGCGTGCCACTTCCGGTGACGAGGTGGCTGGACTTCGGCTCATCGAGGGCCAAGCCATTG tGCCTAAGTGTATTTCTGCTGGAATCATCTCTGAAGTCTTTCCTCTGCACGAAACTGAGTCCTTGAAACGCCTTCGAAAATCCTGGGTTCGAGCCATCTTTAAAAGACAACCGCTTG ATCGGATCTGTGAATACTTTGGCGTGAAGATTGCCATGTACTTTGCGTGGCTTGGACACTACAATACTGCTCTAATAGTGCCGGCAGTCGTGGGATTGCTTTTCTGG GTGTTTATCTGTGGTGGTGATCAGAAGAAAGAAGACATTGGATTTGTGATTTTCTCACTGTTCAACGTAATCTGGGCAACAGTGTACCTGGAGACGTGGAAGCGGTACAGTGCCGAGCTGGCCTACCGCTGGGGAACCCTTGACCAAAGGGACGAGTTGCTGGTCGAGCCACGGCCTCTTTACACG ggGACACTAGAGAAGAGTCCAGTCACGGGCAGGCAGGAGCCGCATTACCCAGCGTGGAAACGACACGTGTTCCGTTACTTCATCAGCATCCCAATCATCGCATTGTGTTTGGCTGTGGTATTTATTGTCATGTTTGTCATTCTCGAGTTACAG GAATGGTGGGATTCAAAGCTATTAGCCAAGGGTTATCCCTTCTGGCTGAGCTACATTCCGAAAATTCTGCTCGCTTGCACTATCACAGTGATGGATGAGTGTTACTACAAAGTGGCTCTGTGGTTGAACGACTGTG AAAATTATAGGCTcgaggaaaaatatcaaaatcatCTAGTTATTAAGCTAGTAATG ttCCAGTTCGTGAACTCATTTCTATCACTCTTTTATATTGCTTTCTATTTGCAAGACCAAGAAAAGCTAAAGGAG CAACTGGCGGCTCTACTCATTGCGCGCCAAGTGATTGGAAACATAAAAGAGTGCGCTCTACCCTATTTACTGGAGCAATTCCGTCTTGCTAAATTGAGTTTTGAGCTGTTTGGCGCATTAAGTCCGTCCGATGATGACAAAAAAGACGTTGGGGAGCCTAGCGACAAAAATACTGCGTCGCCAGCACAAGCTGAAGAAGCGGTATCTGCTGGCGCTGAAGATAGCAAAACAGAGGCCGAGACAAAGCAGGAGGCAGACAAAAAAGCTCGGAACTTGAGTCAAGCCGAGCTAGAAGGAACTCTGTCCAAg TACGATGGAACGTTTGAGGACCATCTAGAGATGTTTATTCAGTTTGGCTATGTCGTCCTTTTCTCGTCCGCTTTCCCAATGGCTGGACTCTGTGCAATGCTCAATAACTTGATTGAAATACGCACAGATGCCTTCAAACTATGTTTTATATTCCAACGGCCTTTTGGACAGCGCGTTACCAATATCGGAACATGGCAG GATGCAATGGAAGTGATGGGGATAATTGCTGTCCTGGTGAATTGCGCACTGATAGGTCTTTCTGGTCAAGTTCATCGAATGTTTCCCGAAATGTCAACAACACAAACAATCTTATTGATTGTAATTCTAGAg CACGTAATGTTGACGCTCCGCTTTGTAATATCATACGCGATTCCCGACTTGCCTTCTTGGGTGGCCACCGAAATGGCAAAGGTCGAGTTCTCTCGCAGAGAGGCTTGCAGGAGAGCCTCGTCAACAGCGACCCCTTCGCACGAAACAAGCACCTCTGAGCCAGGATTGGTAATCGGAAG GTTTGTAGTTTCCCCTGCGAGCGAGGAAGATCAAGAGCAGTCTGCAAAGGAGAAGGTCCCCGAGGAAAAAGAAACCGACGAATCTAAAGCGCCTCCAGAAACCACTCTGTCGATCCCATCCATACCACAATCTTTCTCGACGAGCCAGATGTACGAAAAGACAGGCATGAGCTCCAGAATCGAATCAGAAACCCCGTCTCCCGGCCGTCACACCGATTCCAGTGAATCTGATCATGACAAATCTGACAAATCTTCGCCAGGCTTCTCAAAATCCAGAGAGTGGCTGGGcgaggataaaaataaaactagggAGCCGTTCCCACCGTTAAGCTCTCATATTCTTAATCACCACCTGACCATCGGCCCACACGGGGGTATAGATTGGGTGAAGCGTTTCGGTCTGGACACGGCAGCATCAAGGAAATCGAGTAACTCAAGCCAAATGGGCCTAAGCCGAGATCGCTCGGCAAACAGCGAGTCCAGTGACGAGAGCACCTCCATTCGTCACAGCACCGACTGCATTTTAGCCAAAGACACGGCTTCCTCAGATTCTGACCTGTTGAGGTCGGCACCTCCTTGGATGCAGCCGAGATCCAAATTCAGATTTTCCCCTGAGAAGAACGGCGGTCAAGCGGCTGTTTCTGAGGTTGCTGGGCCCGAAGTTCGGCGACCGAGTGCACCTGCCAGCACCCTGGAAAAGATCAACGGCAGAGACGAGCTGCTGCACCCTTCCTCGATCGTCACAGAGCGGCCCAGAGCATCCTTGGACCCTGCGAACGCAGCTCTGGTGACGATGGCAGTCGCAAAGCCGCCCTCGCCCGTGAAGCCTACCACGCCCGAGAGGGTGGAGGCCTCGTCGTCTGCCGCCGCATCGACGTCGGCAGTGGTACCGGCTAATGAAGATCTTGCCGccaaaaagagcagagttaaGAGCAGTTTGCTGAAGAGAGCTCGAAGTGTCGCTATTTTCTCGCTGAAACTGAAAGAGCGCCGAGCGAAAGAGGCACTAAAAGAACAAGAAAAAGCTATCAGTCCGCCAAAAACATCATCGCAGCAGTGGATTGGACGCAATCCA
- the wwk gene encoding anoctamin-8 isoform X3: MEPGDGAKQGAETGAATSAETPESEENIDFQSPFRRRKVLSRASNTISAASKLLRQKIPCSGHLMTPRRLWLQSVPTQDCDVVMTFPPGASDITLMWLLQRLRSSTPGLVVHVKHHASTDRYGFYLTATPPLLLKSAEELHLPKKVKGSYGGGQKEFVQHESHIFEGIEESSSFFSSQERQWLVLNLLQMLRATSGDEVAGLRLIEGQAIVPKCISAGIISEVFPLHETESLKRLRKSWVRAIFKRQPLDRICEYFGVKIAMYFAWLGHYNTALIVPAVVGLLFWVFICGGDQKKEDIGFVIFSLFNVIWATVYLETWKRYSAELAYRWGTLDQRDELLVEPRPLYTGTLEKSPVTGRQEPHYPAWKRHVFRYFISIPIIALCLAVVFIVMFVILELQEWWDSKLLAKGYPFWLSYIPKILLACTITVMDECYYKVALWLNDCENYRLETKYENHLIVKVALFQFVNSFLSLFYIAFYLQDQEKLKEQLAALLIARQVIGNIKECALPYLLEQFRLAKLSFELFGALSPSDDDKKDVGEPSDKNTASPAQAEEAVSAGAEDSKTEAETKQEADKKARNLSQAELEGTLSKYDGTFEDHLEMFIQFGYVVLFSSAFPMAGLCAMLNNLIEIRTDAFKLCFIFQRPFGQRVTNIGTWQDAMEVMGIIAVLVNCALIGLSGQVHRMFPEMSTTQTILLIVILEHVMLTLRFVISYAIPDLPSWVATEMAKVEFSRREACRRASSTATPSHETSTSEPGLVIGRFVVSPASEEDQEQSAKEKVPEEKETDESKAPPETTLSIPSIPQSFSTSQMYEKTGMSSRIESETPSPGRHTDSSESDHDKSDKSSPGFSKSREWLGEDKNKTREPFPPLSSHILNHHLTIGPHGGIDWVKRFGLDTAASRKSSNSSQMGLSRDRSANSESSDESTSIRHSTDCILAKDTASSDSDLLRSAPPWMQPRSKFRFSPEKNGGQAAVSEVAGPEVRRPSAPASTLEKINGRDELLHPSSIVTERPRASLDPANAALVTMAVAKPPSPVKPTTPERVEASSSAAASTSAVVPANEDLAAKKSRVKSSLLKRARSVAIFSLKLKERRAKEALKEQEKAISPPKTSSQQWIGRNPDRVEGELSCIPIEKLISVDDVAVELMRKRTNT, encoded by the exons ATGGAACCTGGCGATGGAGCGAAGCAGGGCGCCGAGACCGGCGCCGCCACCTCCGCCGAGACCCCAGAAAGCGAGGAGAATATCGATTTTCAATCGCCCTTCCGTCGACGTAAAGTTTTGTCGCGTGCTTCGAACACAATATCAGCGG CAAGCAAGCTGCTTCGCCAGAAAATACCATGCTCAGGTCATCTAATGACGCCGCGCAGGTTGTGGCTGCAGTCGGTGCCCACACAG GATTGCGACGTGGTTATGACCTTTCCGCCAGGTGCATCGGACATTACCCTGATGTGGCTGCTGCAGCGCCTGCGGTCAAGCACCCCTGGCTTGGTGGTGCACGTCAAACACCACGCTTCCACCGACAGATACGGCTTTTATTTGACAGCAACGCCTCCTCT GTTACTAAAGTCGGCTGAGGAGTTGCACTTGCCTAAGAAGGTGAAGGGATCATACGGCGGCGGTCAGAAGGAGTTCGTGCAGCACGAGTCACACATTTTCGAAGGGATAGAAGAGTCAAGCTCGTTTTTCTCGAGCCAGGAGCGTCAGTGGCTGGTGCTCAACCTTCTGCAGATGCTGCGTGCCACTTCCGGTGACGAGGTGGCTGGACTTCGGCTCATCGAGGGCCAAGCCATTG tGCCTAAGTGTATTTCTGCTGGAATCATCTCTGAAGTCTTTCCTCTGCACGAAACTGAGTCCTTGAAACGCCTTCGAAAATCCTGGGTTCGAGCCATCTTTAAAAGACAACCGCTTG ATCGGATCTGTGAATACTTTGGCGTGAAGATTGCCATGTACTTTGCGTGGCTTGGACACTACAATACTGCTCTAATAGTGCCGGCAGTCGTGGGATTGCTTTTCTGG GTGTTTATCTGTGGTGGTGATCAGAAGAAAGAAGACATTGGATTTGTGATTTTCTCACTGTTCAACGTAATCTGGGCAACAGTGTACCTGGAGACGTGGAAGCGGTACAGTGCCGAGCTGGCCTACCGCTGGGGAACCCTTGACCAAAGGGACGAGTTGCTGGTCGAGCCACGGCCTCTTTACACG ggGACACTAGAGAAGAGTCCAGTCACGGGCAGGCAGGAGCCGCATTACCCAGCGTGGAAACGACACGTGTTCCGTTACTTCATCAGCATCCCAATCATCGCATTGTGTTTGGCTGTGGTATTTATTGTCATGTTTGTCATTCTCGAGTTACAG GAATGGTGGGATTCAAAGCTATTAGCCAAGGGTTATCCCTTCTGGCTGAGCTACATTCCGAAAATTCTGCTCGCTTGCACTATCACAGTGATGGATGAGTGTTACTACAAAGTGGCTCTGTGGTTGAACGACTGTG AAAACTACAGACTTGAGACCAAGTATGAAAACCATCTTATCGTCAAAGTAGCATTG ttCCAGTTCGTGAACTCATTTCTATCACTCTTTTATATTGCTTTCTATTTGCAAGACCAAGAAAAGCTAAAGGAG CAACTGGCGGCTCTACTCATTGCGCGCCAAGTGATTGGAAACATAAAAGAGTGCGCTCTACCCTATTTACTGGAGCAATTCCGTCTTGCTAAATTGAGTTTTGAGCTGTTTGGCGCATTAAGTCCGTCCGATGATGACAAAAAAGACGTTGGGGAGCCTAGCGACAAAAATACTGCGTCGCCAGCACAAGCTGAAGAAGCGGTATCTGCTGGCGCTGAAGATAGCAAAACAGAGGCCGAGACAAAGCAGGAGGCAGACAAAAAAGCTCGGAACTTGAGTCAAGCCGAGCTAGAAGGAACTCTGTCCAAg TACGATGGAACGTTTGAGGACCATCTAGAGATGTTTATTCAGTTTGGCTATGTCGTCCTTTTCTCGTCCGCTTTCCCAATGGCTGGACTCTGTGCAATGCTCAATAACTTGATTGAAATACGCACAGATGCCTTCAAACTATGTTTTATATTCCAACGGCCTTTTGGACAGCGCGTTACCAATATCGGAACATGGCAG GATGCAATGGAAGTGATGGGGATAATTGCTGTCCTGGTGAATTGCGCACTGATAGGTCTTTCTGGTCAAGTTCATCGAATGTTTCCCGAAATGTCAACAACACAAACAATCTTATTGATTGTAATTCTAGAg CACGTAATGTTGACGCTCCGCTTTGTAATATCATACGCGATTCCCGACTTGCCTTCTTGGGTGGCCACCGAAATGGCAAAGGTCGAGTTCTCTCGCAGAGAGGCTTGCAGGAGAGCCTCGTCAACAGCGACCCCTTCGCACGAAACAAGCACCTCTGAGCCAGGATTGGTAATCGGAAG GTTTGTAGTTTCCCCTGCGAGCGAGGAAGATCAAGAGCAGTCTGCAAAGGAGAAGGTCCCCGAGGAAAAAGAAACCGACGAATCTAAAGCGCCTCCAGAAACCACTCTGTCGATCCCATCCATACCACAATCTTTCTCGACGAGCCAGATGTACGAAAAGACAGGCATGAGCTCCAGAATCGAATCAGAAACCCCGTCTCCCGGCCGTCACACCGATTCCAGTGAATCTGATCATGACAAATCTGACAAATCTTCGCCAGGCTTCTCAAAATCCAGAGAGTGGCTGGGcgaggataaaaataaaactagggAGCCGTTCCCACCGTTAAGCTCTCATATTCTTAATCACCACCTGACCATCGGCCCACACGGGGGTATAGATTGGGTGAAGCGTTTCGGTCTGGACACGGCAGCATCAAGGAAATCGAGTAACTCAAGCCAAATGGGCCTAAGCCGAGATCGCTCGGCAAACAGCGAGTCCAGTGACGAGAGCACCTCCATTCGTCACAGCACCGACTGCATTTTAGCCAAAGACACGGCTTCCTCAGATTCTGACCTGTTGAGGTCGGCACCTCCTTGGATGCAGCCGAGATCCAAATTCAGATTTTCCCCTGAGAAGAACGGCGGTCAAGCGGCTGTTTCTGAGGTTGCTGGGCCCGAAGTTCGGCGACCGAGTGCACCTGCCAGCACCCTGGAAAAGATCAACGGCAGAGACGAGCTGCTGCACCCTTCCTCGATCGTCACAGAGCGGCCCAGAGCATCCTTGGACCCTGCGAACGCAGCTCTGGTGACGATGGCAGTCGCAAAGCCGCCCTCGCCCGTGAAGCCTACCACGCCCGAGAGGGTGGAGGCCTCGTCGTCTGCCGCCGCATCGACGTCGGCAGTGGTACCGGCTAATGAAGATCTTGCCGccaaaaagagcagagttaaGAGCAGTTTGCTGAAGAGAGCTCGAAGTGTCGCTATTTTCTCGCTGAAACTGAAAGAGCGCCGAGCGAAAGAGGCACTAAAAGAACAAGAAAAAGCTATCAGTCCGCCAAAAACATCATCGCAGCAGTGGATTGGACGCAATCCA
- the wwk gene encoding anoctamin-8 isoform X1 — MEPGDGAKQGAETGAATSAETPESEENIDFQSPFRRRKVLSRASNTISAASKLLRQKIPCSGHLMTPRRLWLQSVPTQDCDVVMTFPPGASDITLMWLLQRLRSSTPGLVVHVKHHASTDRYGFYLTATPPLLLKSAEELHLPKKVKGSYGGGQKEFVQHESHIFEGIEESSSFFSSQERQWLVLNLLQMLRATSGDEVAGLRLIEGQAIVPKCISAGIISEVFPLHETESLKRLRKSWVRAIFKRQPLDRICEYFGVKIAMYFAWLGHYNTALIVPAVVGLLFWVFICGGDQKKEDIGFVIFSLFNVIWATVYLETWKRYSAELAYRWGTLDQRDELLVEPRPLYTGTLEKSPVTGRQEPHYPAWKRHVFRYFISIPIIALCLAVVFIVMFVILELQEWWDSKLLAKGYPFWLSYIPKILLACTITVMDECYYKVALWLNDCENYRLETKYENHLIVKVALFQFVNSFLSLFYIAFYLQDQEKLKEQLAALLIARQVIGNIKECALPYLLEQFRLAKLSFELFGALSPSDDDKKDVGEPSDKNTASPAQAEEAVSAGAEDSKTEAETKQEADKKARNLSQAELEGTLSKANIFSFLSLNSHEKSFYLLQYDGTFEDHLEMFIQFGYVVLFSSAFPMAGLCAMLNNLIEIRTDAFKLCFIFQRPFGQRVTNIGTWQDAMEVMGIIAVLVNCALIGLSGQVHRMFPEMSTTQTILLIVILEHVMLTLRFVISYAIPDLPSWVATEMAKVEFSRREACRRASSTATPSHETSTSEPGLVIGRFVVSPASEEDQEQSAKEKVPEEKETDESKAPPETTLSIPSIPQSFSTSQMYEKTGMSSRIESETPSPGRHTDSSESDHDKSDKSSPGFSKSREWLGEDKNKTREPFPPLSSHILNHHLTIGPHGGIDWVKRFGLDTAASRKSSNSSQMGLSRDRSANSESSDESTSIRHSTDCILAKDTASSDSDLLRSAPPWMQPRSKFRFSPEKNGGQAAVSEVAGPEVRRPSAPASTLEKINGRDELLHPSSIVTERPRASLDPANAALVTMAVAKPPSPVKPTTPERVEASSSAAASTSAVVPANEDLAAKKSRVKSSLLKRARSVAIFSLKLKERRAKEALKEQEKAISPPKTSSQQWIGRNPDRVEGELSCIPIEKLISVDDVAVELMRKRTNT; from the exons ATGGAACCTGGCGATGGAGCGAAGCAGGGCGCCGAGACCGGCGCCGCCACCTCCGCCGAGACCCCAGAAAGCGAGGAGAATATCGATTTTCAATCGCCCTTCCGTCGACGTAAAGTTTTGTCGCGTGCTTCGAACACAATATCAGCGG CAAGCAAGCTGCTTCGCCAGAAAATACCATGCTCAGGTCATCTAATGACGCCGCGCAGGTTGTGGCTGCAGTCGGTGCCCACACAG GATTGCGACGTGGTTATGACCTTTCCGCCAGGTGCATCGGACATTACCCTGATGTGGCTGCTGCAGCGCCTGCGGTCAAGCACCCCTGGCTTGGTGGTGCACGTCAAACACCACGCTTCCACCGACAGATACGGCTTTTATTTGACAGCAACGCCTCCTCT GTTACTAAAGTCGGCTGAGGAGTTGCACTTGCCTAAGAAGGTGAAGGGATCATACGGCGGCGGTCAGAAGGAGTTCGTGCAGCACGAGTCACACATTTTCGAAGGGATAGAAGAGTCAAGCTCGTTTTTCTCGAGCCAGGAGCGTCAGTGGCTGGTGCTCAACCTTCTGCAGATGCTGCGTGCCACTTCCGGTGACGAGGTGGCTGGACTTCGGCTCATCGAGGGCCAAGCCATTG tGCCTAAGTGTATTTCTGCTGGAATCATCTCTGAAGTCTTTCCTCTGCACGAAACTGAGTCCTTGAAACGCCTTCGAAAATCCTGGGTTCGAGCCATCTTTAAAAGACAACCGCTTG ATCGGATCTGTGAATACTTTGGCGTGAAGATTGCCATGTACTTTGCGTGGCTTGGACACTACAATACTGCTCTAATAGTGCCGGCAGTCGTGGGATTGCTTTTCTGG GTGTTTATCTGTGGTGGTGATCAGAAGAAAGAAGACATTGGATTTGTGATTTTCTCACTGTTCAACGTAATCTGGGCAACAGTGTACCTGGAGACGTGGAAGCGGTACAGTGCCGAGCTGGCCTACCGCTGGGGAACCCTTGACCAAAGGGACGAGTTGCTGGTCGAGCCACGGCCTCTTTACACG ggGACACTAGAGAAGAGTCCAGTCACGGGCAGGCAGGAGCCGCATTACCCAGCGTGGAAACGACACGTGTTCCGTTACTTCATCAGCATCCCAATCATCGCATTGTGTTTGGCTGTGGTATTTATTGTCATGTTTGTCATTCTCGAGTTACAG GAATGGTGGGATTCAAAGCTATTAGCCAAGGGTTATCCCTTCTGGCTGAGCTACATTCCGAAAATTCTGCTCGCTTGCACTATCACAGTGATGGATGAGTGTTACTACAAAGTGGCTCTGTGGTTGAACGACTGTG AAAACTACAGACTTGAGACCAAGTATGAAAACCATCTTATCGTCAAAGTAGCATTG ttCCAGTTCGTGAACTCATTTCTATCACTCTTTTATATTGCTTTCTATTTGCAAGACCAAGAAAAGCTAAAGGAG CAACTGGCGGCTCTACTCATTGCGCGCCAAGTGATTGGAAACATAAAAGAGTGCGCTCTACCCTATTTACTGGAGCAATTCCGTCTTGCTAAATTGAGTTTTGAGCTGTTTGGCGCATTAAGTCCGTCCGATGATGACAAAAAAGACGTTGGGGAGCCTAGCGACAAAAATACTGCGTCGCCAGCACAAGCTGAAGAAGCGGTATCTGCTGGCGCTGAAGATAGCAAAACAGAGGCCGAGACAAAGCAGGAGGCAGACAAAAAAGCTCGGAACTTGAGTCAAGCCGAGCTAGAAGGAACTCTGTCCAAggcaaatatattttcgtttctctctctcaacTCTCACGAAAAAAGTTTCTATTTGCTACAGTACGATGGAACGTTTGAGGACCATCTAGAGATGTTTATTCAGTTTGGCTATGTCGTCCTTTTCTCGTCCGCTTTCCCAATGGCTGGACTCTGTGCAATGCTCAATAACTTGATTGAAATACGCACAGATGCCTTCAAACTATGTTTTATATTCCAACGGCCTTTTGGACAGCGCGTTACCAATATCGGAACATGGCAG GATGCAATGGAAGTGATGGGGATAATTGCTGTCCTGGTGAATTGCGCACTGATAGGTCTTTCTGGTCAAGTTCATCGAATGTTTCCCGAAATGTCAACAACACAAACAATCTTATTGATTGTAATTCTAGAg CACGTAATGTTGACGCTCCGCTTTGTAATATCATACGCGATTCCCGACTTGCCTTCTTGGGTGGCCACCGAAATGGCAAAGGTCGAGTTCTCTCGCAGAGAGGCTTGCAGGAGAGCCTCGTCAACAGCGACCCCTTCGCACGAAACAAGCACCTCTGAGCCAGGATTGGTAATCGGAAG GTTTGTAGTTTCCCCTGCGAGCGAGGAAGATCAAGAGCAGTCTGCAAAGGAGAAGGTCCCCGAGGAAAAAGAAACCGACGAATCTAAAGCGCCTCCAGAAACCACTCTGTCGATCCCATCCATACCACAATCTTTCTCGACGAGCCAGATGTACGAAAAGACAGGCATGAGCTCCAGAATCGAATCAGAAACCCCGTCTCCCGGCCGTCACACCGATTCCAGTGAATCTGATCATGACAAATCTGACAAATCTTCGCCAGGCTTCTCAAAATCCAGAGAGTGGCTGGGcgaggataaaaataaaactagggAGCCGTTCCCACCGTTAAGCTCTCATATTCTTAATCACCACCTGACCATCGGCCCACACGGGGGTATAGATTGGGTGAAGCGTTTCGGTCTGGACACGGCAGCATCAAGGAAATCGAGTAACTCAAGCCAAATGGGCCTAAGCCGAGATCGCTCGGCAAACAGCGAGTCCAGTGACGAGAGCACCTCCATTCGTCACAGCACCGACTGCATTTTAGCCAAAGACACGGCTTCCTCAGATTCTGACCTGTTGAGGTCGGCACCTCCTTGGATGCAGCCGAGATCCAAATTCAGATTTTCCCCTGAGAAGAACGGCGGTCAAGCGGCTGTTTCTGAGGTTGCTGGGCCCGAAGTTCGGCGACCGAGTGCACCTGCCAGCACCCTGGAAAAGATCAACGGCAGAGACGAGCTGCTGCACCCTTCCTCGATCGTCACAGAGCGGCCCAGAGCATCCTTGGACCCTGCGAACGCAGCTCTGGTGACGATGGCAGTCGCAAAGCCGCCCTCGCCCGTGAAGCCTACCACGCCCGAGAGGGTGGAGGCCTCGTCGTCTGCCGCCGCATCGACGTCGGCAGTGGTACCGGCTAATGAAGATCTTGCCGccaaaaagagcagagttaaGAGCAGTTTGCTGAAGAGAGCTCGAAGTGTCGCTATTTTCTCGCTGAAACTGAAAGAGCGCCGAGCGAAAGAGGCACTAAAAGAACAAGAAAAAGCTATCAGTCCGCCAAAAACATCATCGCAGCAGTGGATTGGACGCAATCCA